The Comamonas testosteroni genome contains the following window.
TGACGCGGCGCACCACGTCCAGATACGGCATGCCGGGCTTGACCATGACCATGTCTGCGCCTTCGGCGATGTCCTGCGCCACTTCGCGCAGGGCTTCGTCGGTGTTGGCAGGGTCCATCTGGTAGACATTCTTGTCGGCCTTGCCCAGGGCGCCGCGTGTGCCCACGGCGTCGCGGAAGGGGCCGTAGAAGGCGCTGGCGTACTTGGCGCTATAGGCCATGATGCGGGTGTGAATATGGCCCTGAAGCTCCAGGGCCTCGCGGATGGCGCCGATGCGGCCGTCCATCATGTCGCTGGGGGCCACCATGTCCACACCGGCTTCGGCATGGGCCAGGGCCTGGCCGACGAGTACTTCCACGGTGTCATCGTTGATGATGTAGCCGCTCTCGTCGAGGATGCCGTCCTGGCCGTGGCTGGTGTAGGGGTCCAGAGCTACATCGGTCATCACGCCCAACTGGGGAAATTCCTTTTTCAGCGCGCGCACCACGCGCGGGATCAGGCCGTCGGGGTTCAGGGCTTCCTTGCCATCGGGGGTCTTGAGGCTGGATTCAATGGCGGGGAATAGCGCCAGGTAGGGAATCTCCAGCTTCACGCATTCCTCGGCCACGGGCAGCAGCAGGTCCAGGCTCAGGCGGTCCACGCCAGGCATGGAGGGCACGGCCTCGCGCTTGTTCTGGCCTTCATGCACGAACACGGGGTAGATGAAGTCGTGCGGTGTCAGCACGCTCTCGCGCACCAGATTGCGGGTGAAAGCATCGCGGCGCAGACGACGCGGACGATTCTGGGGAAAAGGAGTAGGGCTGGACAAATGCATGGGGAAAATTGTGCCCCATTCGTCATGGCTTGGCTTGCAGCTGCGTGACTATTCCATGACGACCGGCGCGACAAGGCCCGAGCTTCAGGGTAA
Protein-coding sequences here:
- the hemB gene encoding porphobilinogen synthase produces the protein MHLSSPTPFPQNRPRRLRRDAFTRNLVRESVLTPHDFIYPVFVHEGQNKREAVPSMPGVDRLSLDLLLPVAEECVKLEIPYLALFPAIESSLKTPDGKEALNPDGLIPRVVRALKKEFPQLGVMTDVALDPYTSHGQDGILDESGYIINDDTVEVLVGQALAHAEAGVDMVAPSDMMDGRIGAIREALELQGHIHTRIMAYSAKYASAFYGPFRDAVGTRGALGKADKNVYQMDPANTDEALREVAQDIAEGADMVMVKPGMPYLDVVRRVKDEFKVPTFAYQVSGEYAMLKAAAANGWLDHDAVMMEALLAFKRAGADGILTYFAIDAAKKLRGL